From Carya illinoinensis cultivar Pawnee chromosome 5, C.illinoinensisPawnee_v1, whole genome shotgun sequence, one genomic window encodes:
- the LOC122310459 gene encoding probable polygalacturonase, protein MEQSQRFRASDLIQTILPVLVLATVSLRVVECKVHSSGPDALHYRAINCRKHSALLTDFGAVGDGKTLNTKAFKAAIDSLGTYASQGGAQLIVPPGKWLTGSFNLTSSHFTLFLHKDAVILASQDEAEWPLVPALPSYGRGRDGNGDGRFSSLIFGTNLTDIIITGNNGTIDGQGQYWWDKFHQGQFNVT, encoded by the exons ATGGAGCAGTCTCAAAGATTCAGAGCATCCGAT CTTATTCAGACAATCTTACCTGTTCTTGTGCTAGCAACGGTAAGTTTAAGGGTCGTAGAGTGCAAAGTACATTCTAGTGGTCCGGATGCCTTACACTATAGGGCGATAAATTGTCGAAAGCATAGTGCACTTTTGACAGATTTTGGAGCAGTTGGTGATGGAAAAACACTGAACACTAAGGCTTTTAAGGCTGCAATTGATAGCCTCGGCACATACGCATCACAAGGTGGGGCACAGCTTATTGTTCCTCCTGGAAAATGGTTAACTGGGAGCTTTAATCTCACTAGCAGCCATTTCACCCTATTTCTTCACAAGGATGCAGTTATTCTTGCATCTCAG GATGAGGCAGAATGGCCACTTGTTCCTGCTTTGCCTTCTTATGGGAGAGGAAGGGATGGAAATGGAGATGGACGGTTCAGCAGCCTCATATTTGGTACAAACCTCACCGACATCATAATCACCG GTAACAATGGCACGATCGATGGCCAGGGTCAATATTGGTGGGACAAGTTTCACCAGGGCCAATTCAATGTCACCTGA
- the LOC122311455 gene encoding probable polygalacturonase — MIEIQYSNKIQISNLTLINSPSWFVHPTYSSDVLIHGLTILAPIDSPNTDGIDPDSCTNTRIEDCFVVSGDDCIAVKSGWDQYGIKFGMPTRHLIIRRLTCISPDSATIALGSEMSGGIQDVRAEDITAINTQSGIRIKTAIGRVAYVKDIYVRRMTLTTMKWVFWMSGSYNQHPDTNFDPKAFPEIKGINYRDIVATNVTGAARLEGIAQDHFTGICISNVTISLSKTPKELQWNCTNIAGVTSNVTPEPCHLLPKKEKVDCAFPEDRLPIEDVHLKTCCTTKTA, encoded by the exons ATGATTGAAATTCAGTACTCTAACAAAATCCAGATATCTAATCTTACTCTAATCAACTCTCCCTCGTGGTTTGTCCATCCGACTTATAGCAG CGATGTGCTAATCCATGGGCTGACAATCCTTGCCCCTATTGACTCTCCTAACACAGACGGGATAGACCCAG ATTCATGCACAAATACTCGTATTGAGGACTGCTTCGTAGTCTCAGGGGATGACTGCATTGCCGTAAAAAGTGGTTGGGATCAATATGGCATTAAATTTGGAATGCCCACAAGGCACCTAATCATCAGAAGGTTAACCTGCATATCCCCCGATAGTGCCACCATTGCTCTAGGCAGTGAAATGTCTGGTGGAATTCAAGATGTTAGGGCTGAAGACATCACAGCCATTAACACTCAATCGGGTATTAGAATCAAGACTGCTATTGGTAGAGTAGCTTACGTGAAGGATATCTATGTAAGAAGAATGACCCTCACAACTATGAAGTGGGTTTTCTGGATGTCAGGCTCTTATAATCAACACCCTGACACTAATTTTGACCCGAAAGCTTTTCCAGAGATTAAAGGAATCAATTACAGAGATATCGTGGCGACGAATGTTACTGGTGCAGCAAGACTTGAGGGGATTGCCCAAGATCATTTTACAGGAATATGCATTTCTAATGTGACTATCTCATTGAGTAAGACGCCAAAGGAATTGCAGTGGAATTGCACTAATATTGCTGGAGTGACGAGCAATGTGACTCCTGAACCCTGCCATTTGTTgcccaaaaaggaaaaagttgaTTGTGCCTTTCCTGAGGATAGGCTGCCCATTGAGGATGTACACTTGAAGACTTGTTGTACTACGAAAACTGCCTAG